In the genome of Ziziphus jujuba cultivar Dongzao chromosome 10, ASM3175591v1, the window AAGCAAAACCAACTATACCTTAAGAATGTCATTGGTCCCCAGAGTTTTTTATGAAGTTGGATTATTAGTGAATGTGTTTCAAATATAGATACATCTTGCAGTTGCATCCATCTATACTAATTGAGCTAATACATCTTACTTATTCAACTTCCagaaaatgaaaagatagaTTTGGCTAGCTCCATTTTGATTGTTGGAGGGGGTCCAACTGGTGTAGAACTTGCTGCAGAAATTGCTGTTGATTTCCCAGATAAGAAGCTAACCCTTGTACATAACGGATCAAGGTTGCTACAATTTATTGGACAGAAAGCTTCAGACAAGACTTTGAATTGGTTGGCGTCAAAGAAAGTCGAAGTGATGCTGGAGAAGTCTGTCAGTCTAGACAACATTTCTAATGGAAACAGCACATCATATAGAACTTCAGATGGAGAAACTCTGAATGCAGATTGCCATTTTCTATGCACTGCCAAATCGCTTGGATCAACATGGCTTAAGCATACTGTGTTGGAAAGTAACTTGGATAGTTATGGAAGGTTGATGGTTGATGAGAACTTGAGAGTCAAAGGTCGAAACAACATATTTGCCATTGGAGATATTACTGATGTTCCAGTAAAGTGCTTGCTTTTAAATGGCaacaacgtttttttttttttttttttttaagactatatattaaaattgtagtTAATggaaaatcaataattaatgtGTGCAGGAAATCAAACAAGGATATTTGGCACAGAAACATGCTTTAGTGGCTGCAAAGAACTTGAAATTGTTAATGGAAGGAGGAAAAGAAAGCAAACCGGGAATATACAAACCTCGTTCAGTAAAGGCAATTGTATCACTTGGGAGAAGGGATGCAGTGGCACAATTACCATTCACAACCATTATTGGAAGTGTTCCTGGATTGATTAAGTCTAGAGATCTTTTTGTAGGGAAGACAAGGAAACAGTTGGGCTTAGATCCTCATGTTGTATATGATCATTAAATACCATGTTGTACATAACATATGTAACAtgcctatatatacatatattacaaaattatttttaactctCTATTCTTTTCCATATCCTCTGCTTGAACTTCTGGATCTTTGTCTTGTTTTTCAAGAAAAATTCTAAGATCTGTCTTGAGATTTTTACAACTTATCATTacaatgtatataatataaatgtaaCAAACATATATTACCTTTTGCTTAACAAATAGCATAGTGATTGAAATTCCCTCCAACCCAggataaaaaaaaggaaaaatgttgAAAAGACCTTCTTACTATTTCGTATGTATAAGCCAATATACTTGTTTAGACTACTCTAGAACTGAGGTTTAAGCAAATCTAAGCATGTGTACCGAACCCCATAACATCTGAAGTTTAAGACCCGTTTAGTATTTAGCTGACCAACCAGTGgagaatttataataatatctaaCATGCATCATCctgacttcattttttttttcttttttttccacatcTACAACAACTTTAATTTGGATCCAAATAGTATCTTTCTAATAATTATGATATTCTTATTTGCCCCTAAAAAGTTCTGAAAACTTTCTGCATCCATCACATCCTCTTTTCTTGTACCGCTTTACTATATTATATACTGTACTGGGTTTTAGGTGGATCGGAGCAGTGGGCaacttaattaaattattttgtttttgaaatgaattaattaaattatttgtaagattgCAATTGGGCAGAACCAAATAAGCCAGCTGCCAAATCTAGTGCACTTACGTCAGTCTAAAAAAAGTGTTTGAATTCTTAAGAGTGAAATCTGCAACCGCATCTTCTGCCTTATTAATACAAACCCAATAAAAGCAAGGATACTGAACCCAAAACACCCCATCAATCAGTCCCTTCTCATTTTCCATCAGCTCAAATCTTCTCCTCCTTtccatacatatttatacataatacattatacatattatacatatatacatatttgtaagaaagcaaaaaaaaaaatatatatatatatatatatacatatttgtatcATCACcaacatatatttataacagggacatatatacacacaccctTTTATAAATATGCATAGTCCCAACTCTCCAAGCCCTCGTACCCACTTTGAATCATGTGAAGCATAACGGAAAACTTATGATCGTACGGTTGGTATTTGACATTAATGACATCAACCATGACATCATATTCTCTGATTTGCAATCTGGGATATACCATTATTAATGGCTAATGCCAAGTGCAGCATGGGTTGGCACGTGCGGGGGCCAAGAGGGGTTTGGCACATGTGGGGAAATGGATGACGTGGCAGTGATAGTCCACTGGAAAGACGGCGCTGTCAATCTCTGGGTTAAATTTCGGCGTGAGCAGAGATTAGAAAAGGGGTCCTATTAGAGCTTATTATAGCTATCAGTATATTTGGTGACCTGGTGTCATAATAATAAATCTCTTTTAATCATTTCTCTACAAAATGGCTGCACCAACAATCATTTTTCCAATTCCAATGGCTTCTTACCGCCTCTATAAATTGGGTTTCTTGCTTGTTATTTCTAATTCCTACTCACTTAAGCTTCTAAATCTGTTATATTGTTTAACTTCAAGTTGACTAGTCCTTCAAATTTGTTGATCATGGCCTCCAAATCCATTTTCCTATGTTTGGCTCTCCTAGTGGTTCTGTGCTTGATAATGATGAATCAAGCTTCTGGTCAGTCCATCTCTCTCTCATTTCTTACTGTTTTATTACGTGTTGGAGTTTTAATAGTAATCtaaataaatgtttatatttctttcagGCTGCAATGGTAGTACCAGGCATGGTTGCTTGAATGCTGATGCAACTGTTGCCCTGGAGACTAAAAACAGAAAGGTCTAGCTATTACAATCTTTTCTTTATATTGATAATgctcatattttttttcttcaagaaatatatgatttattttctcAAGTACTTAGTGTAAgttgttttttctgttttcttcatACATATTAGGTGCTTGGTGGTctgaaagagaagaaagaagagctGCATAAGTCAGCAAGCAGTGGAAATGGTGGAAACAACTACTTGATGGGTTGGGATTATCAGTTAAGGAAAGTTCCCTCTGGTCCTGACCCGTTGCACCATAACGGCAACAGCCCTAAAAAGCCTCGCACTCCATGAATATTACCATCtactatttctatatatatgtatcaccAAAAGCTAATTAATACACTACTAAATGGAGGCGTTTTGCATGAAGCTTCAACCAGGCTGCAGCTAGTTTGATCTTTCAagtagatggaaaatattattactACTTTTTGGCTTAACAGTGACCTATAAAATATCAACCTccttgacttttttattttttggtttattgtCCTTGTTTAATGTAAAGAATCCTACGCTTAATATTGGCGAGACTTAAGGATATCATATATATCTTTGTTTATAAGTGCATACAACTTCTATATATGCTTTCTTCTCAATGTTAGGTAGCTACTGCCAGTTTAGTAAGCTTTTATGAATCTCTCTCTTCAAAATTTGAttggaagaaaaggaaacatacatatatagctAAAATTAGTAAACTCAAGAAAGAACATATTCTTTACTTATgaatataatattcataaaacCAAATTTTTACTTTCTCTGATTAATGAATTGTTAAGTAAAAGTTGATTTGTATATCTGGTAATTAAGATAATGTACACTGCTGGGGGAAGTGACAGTATGGGTGTGGGTTTGAAACTTGGAAGGCAATGTGTCAATGTCAAAAGGTGACCATTTGTGCTCACTGCCTATTCCTGTATTAGAACAGAATCAGTGGATGGAGACGCACACATACGTGCTtcttatatatgtgcatatataccCAGCAATAGATAACTAACCTGGGGtgatcttcaacagcttctattattatatataatctgAAGAATCCAGATATAGTACAATCCATGATGATGGATGCAAGATTTATGTGACAGTGAAGATGCGTCATATTTGCCTGGGACATGACAGCAGTGAAATCACTTCTCATGTCAACAATTAAttgcattaaataaaactaaagtttatccatataaaataaatatatatatatatatgtgtgtgtgtgtgtgtgtgtgtgtgtgtgtgtgtgtgtgtgactgTGAAGATAATATCTgataagaaaggaaaaaggtgaaaagcaaaataaatatgtatttgggTGTGCTTGTAAGGGAAACGACTTCATGCATGCCGACTGTAAGTCAGCGGAGAACAGCGCTCAtggtgcaatatatatatatatatatattttttttttttcccaagagAACTCAtttattttcccaaaaaaaaaaagaaaaaaaaagtttaggatagattaaatttttagaagacTAGTCTTAACCAGGATGCGTATTTCAAAACTGAGAAAGGTAAAATTGGAAGAGAAAAGGCCAACCTAGTTGCTAATCTTTTAGGCTGTAAAAGGGCATTGATcgtttaaaataagtaaaattgatattaaattaCTATGTTTTTTCTTCTGTAAAAGGGCATTGATCATTAAGAAtaagtattattaatattaaaatcactcTGTTTTGTTGATCAACAATATTGAATAGGGTCTGACGGTGCAAGAGGTAGCGCCTAGAGACAGCCATGGTGAATCCTATAAGCTGAGAGTCACTCAACAACTTAAACTTGACGGCGCTGGCTCCAAAGAGGGATAACCAATTGTTAAGAGGGAACTGGACAGAGCTAGAAACTAGAGGAAGGCATTCGTACACCATTGCTAAGGTTACATTTTTCTAGTTACCATATAGAATGACCCATTTAGAATAACCAACaaagttttgaattttgaattaccaaaaaaaaaaaaaaaaaaaaaaaaaaaaaaaaaaaaaaacccgttttgaattttctgaaattatgaaaattaccAGAATAAATTTCCATTTTATCAAATGTTCTTTCTCACAGTAGTTTTAGTTTCACATcttttcaaaacaaaacaaagcataAGAGGATTTAGCTCTAGAGAATGACAATTGGTAGTATATATGGTATCAAAAAGTATCAATCAATTTCATAAGGGTTACTTCTAACGTTTTCAGGAATATATCCACATGCTTTTAGCTCCAGAGAAAGAAGCTCTAGCATTTCATATATACACTCTGTGTCAACATGAGACTTATCACCCGCCACAAATTCATGAATGTTACAGTCAATCTCTATCGAACTAAGTCCTGGTGTCTTCTGTACTCCAAGGGCCTTCATTGTCTTCCTAACCTTCCCTGCACCGTCCCATCTTCCAACTGCGGCATATATGTTTGCGAGAAGCACATAATTGGAGTCACCTCCAGGATCCAACTCAAAAAGATACTTCATTAACCTTTCAGCTAAGCTAACATCACCATGAGTCCTACAAGCAGCCAGCAATGACCCGACCACAACTTCATTTGGCTTCATTGGCATCTTCTCTATTACATGTAATGCATCTTCCAACCTCCCTGCTCGGCTGTAGAGATCCACCATACAACCATAATGCTCAATTCTAGGCTTGATTTTGTGAACCCTCTTCATGTTATTGAAGAACGAGAGTCCCTCATCGACTAAACCAGAATGGCTACAAGCAGTCAGAGCTCCAGTGAAGCTCACCCCATCAGGCTTGAACCCTTCTTTCTGCATCAAATCGAAGAATTCGAGAGCCTCCTCTGCATGTCCATTAATAGCAAAGCCTACAATGATTGAGTTCCACGATACCAAAGTCCGCTCAGGCATCTTCTCAAATACTTGTCGAGCGAATTGGATACACCCGCATCTGGAATACATATCTATTAACGAGTTGTTCATCCTAATATTGTCCTTGTAATCTTTGTTCATGATATACTTGTTAGTCCATAAGCCTAAACCAAGCGTTCCTAATTCAGCACAGGCATCAAGAACTGCAATCATGGTCACATAATCCGGTTTCACACCTGAGATTTGCATTTGTCGAAACCACTTCAAACTTTCCTCCAACCTCCCTCTCTTGATAAACCCACCAATCAAAGCGGTCCAAGAAATTGCATCTCTGTCAGGCATTTCTTCAAACATCTCAACGGCGCACTCAACCTCCCCATTTCTCATATACCCATCAATCAACGTATTCCAAGTCACCGTATTCTTCACACCCAGATCATCAAAAGCCAACCTAGAGAAATCCATGCGACCGCACTTGGCATACATATCAACAATGGCGGTGCCCACCATCACATTATCTCTATCCAACCCCGACTTCCGAGCATAACCATGAACCGAAGCTCCAAAACAGAGAATATCCAGAGGAAAATCAGCACAACCAGAGAGAAGCGTAATTAATGTAATGTGGTTGGGTTCAACACCGGTCAATCTCATACGGGCAAACTCTGCTGCAGCTTCAGATAATCGGCCATTTCGGCAATGGCGGGCTATGGAAGAAGTCCATGAAACGGTGGGGTCTATCTGTTTATGGGTCTGTTTCAGGGAAACAGAGCGTTTCTCGCGCCGAGGAGTGTTTGGGGAGGTGGGTCGGATTGTTGGGTTCGAAGGTGGGAGAGTCAGTGGTTTGGCAGGCTGAGGGAGTGTAGGTGGGAGTGTGTTCGCGGGAACACTCATATTTCTTGAAAATGAAAACGCCGTTTATAATCAGATTTATACTCAGCCttacttatatatgtatattataccGAATAAAATAGTATTTACAAAGCGTACtttcataatcataaatatgaataattccCATTCCCTCATTTGCTACTAATAGTCACCTTTGTTTCCGTTCAAAAACCTCCTTTAATACACCCACAAATCcattactattaaaaaaaaaaaaaaaaaaaaaaaacttccatTAATCTCTTAACTTTACACACTATAATTAGGTAGTCCCACGTGCAATTTTGACGCTCTATTcttttcattcttgtattattaTCAGAAAGCCCATGTAAAATATTGGGTGTTTCATAATTGCTATATATTGATTTGAGtttatttcaattaataaaaaaaaaaaatgtaaatgattAAATTCACTGTGTGTATTTTAGAGAGGAAGTAATTGATTTGTTAATACTAAGAGTGGAAGTGAAATTGTTCAGTTATTTAGACGATTAACCATAGAGATGGAGGTCCTAGCTGGAGAagtcaacttttttcttttctttttttgtttgaatattcgttgaagattgtttttttttttttttttgggagaaaaagATTGCTTGGTATTTGGTGTTTCTAAATttggagtttttatttttatttttttggggcgtTTAATGTAATGTATTtaagtcaattttattttattaaacgtGAAATAGACAGATTTCATTagtataagaaataaaaataagatttaaTGTTTTTATGTGTATAATGTAATACAACCAACAAACCAGTTGTTTTTATATGTATCATGTAATACAACTAACAAACAAGTTGTGTAATGTGAAGAGAATCATATGAAGATTTTTTGCGTACAGAGACGGGAAATAGTTGTTCTTGTGCCTAATTTCCTAAGAAAAAAGCATTATTCTtgtgtgattattattattttggtataaAAAATTGTTGCTCTCTTTTCTAAGTACCATATCAATCTTATGAATTAAACTCAGTTGACCAATGATATTGATCCTCCTATTACAGGAGAAACCAAGGCTTTGGCCTGAGGGGGGTCATGGCCCCTCCTctcccaatttttttcttttaatattttatatatattatacatatttttaaggtttttttttttttttggatatactTTAAGGTTTTTATCTTAGTTGTTAGTTGGCCccctttataaaattaatttaatttctagtCTCCTAATCATATGTGgctcctaattaattaatttttaaaaatattatattagagaGTTTAAAATTATCTCTTCATCTAAACctagataaataatatatttttcatcccATTTACACGGTATAATCTACGATacaaagacaataaattaaaaaaaataaaaataaattttctctttgttttcggTATATATtgactttaaatttttaatttatttattttgttttaattacatttcattaacacaaagaaaataaataacttcTACCACACAAGAAAATCAATAactattgtgtttttttttttaaaaaaaaaaacttttatttataataaaataacatgttttcaaaaaaaaaaaaaaaaagtgtatatgTTCATTTCTAAATGACTGTAGAGAtttaaaggaaaagaagaatattaatttaatttatattttgttttgtgttttttgttttttattgtgaATTGATATATCAtcgtattaaaatattataaaaaaattatacatactttataatagtataaaataaaattctgtgtttatctttttgttattattaaatgttgaacatgaaaattttttgtggtggatatatatatatatatatatatttttttttttaacaaaagcatTGTCCCCCAAAGTCAAGGTCCTGGCTCTGCCGGTGGGAGAAACGGGCAGCAATTTCCTTCCTTCTCTGAAGGAAATTGCTGCGATATGGTCTGTTGAGTTGTTGACTCTTTCTTGGCCGTGATATGGATTGGAAGGCAATTTTCAAAGACTAAAAGAAAATACACAATCATTATAATCGACAAATTTGATCGCTAACCAATGTTTCAAAACCATTTGCTACacaatcatgcccaaaatataAACACCGtgtaatcttcttcttcttcttcttcttccttgaacTTATTTGGTACGGGTCCTCTTTGCACAACGTTGTGCCTTGGGGGGATGCACTTAAagtaaaaatacataattaatgtATTGAATTGGATAATTGGACACACCAAATATTAACTCATCTTTTATTCAAGAACAAGTATTAACTTATCTAcaaaatttttgttcttttaaaatttcttaCTCCAACTTTgaaactttttcattttttttattcatttagatTTTATGTATGAAGTCATATGTTCTAAATGACAAGTGTTTAtgcttaatattattttagttaatTAGTTTTTGGAAATTCattagtttgaatttgtttgttttagacttttttttttattagtttactttttttttttttttaaatttgattcttcttttgctttcaatattttattttgtaggaaTATATCCCATTTCGCTAGCTAAATACATTTTGTAACCATGTTATTTGTATTTCTATAATCAATCACGAAACTGAAACCATCTAAAAGtgaattttcttttaagattATACAACATTGttttaaaactcaaaaaaaaaaaaaaatttgtatcacCATACTATTAACTGCTATTgagtaacttttttttcttttttctttttccttactGTGCAAGCAAGTGCTTAAAACTGTTAAGCCTTATAATCTTACACTACTTCATACCTAgtctaatataaatttaaaatagttcatTCCAGTCTAATACAATCCTCTTAGTCAATGGattatgcatacatatatgGAACAGAAGTTTGGTTAAATTAAAGAATCTCTATCTGCCATGAAGCAAGGTTATAGTAACAGCATTTTGTGAACCACATTCCTCGTTTCTTGATGCTAATCCATCATCATTTGAAGTCCTTTCGATGAAGAAACCGGGCTGTTTAGGCTGAGGCAATATTGCTGTTTCATTCTCTAACATGAAAATCACAGAAGACATTGTTGGTCTGTCTTTTGCAAACTTTTGGACACATAACAAGCCCACTTGAATGCATCTCAATACTTGACATTCAATGCATGACGATAGCACATTCATGCTTTCATCGACTAGATCCAACGCTCTCTCTTCATTCCAAAGCAACCATGCCTGTGATCACAATTTTCTTTAGCTTGGTCATTCATTATCTGTATATAAAACTGAAACTGCTATTCATATAAATATGCCTaaacattgttttctttttacatgTCCAAGAAGCCTGTGGTGGTGATCAGGATGAATGAACTTTGAATTcttttttccactcacaatCTCTAGCAAAAGCACACCGAAACTAAACACATCAGATTTTACCGATAACTTTCCATCGACAGCATATTCTGGAGACATATATCCACTGCAAGAATAACATTTGTtacaaaactatatatgtacatatttaagtaatgaAAAACGAAGAGCTTTTATTGACTAACTATGTTCCaacaattctttttgttctgGCTTCTTTTTCATCTTCCTTGAAAATTCTTGCCAAGCCAAAGTCAGAAATCTTAGGCTTGAAGTTGTGATCCAGTAAAACATTCCCTGCTTTAAGATCCCTGTGAATGATTTGAAGTTTAGAATCTCGATGGAGGTAGAGAAGACCTCTTGCAATCCCCATTATGATATTGAACTGCTTTTCCCAACACAATATTGTTCTTCTTTCGTTATCTGCATATCATTTCCAGCCTCTATGTAAAATCTATCTCTTAATTTCAAGTAAAATTAAGTAATCAAAATCTGCAAAAGAAAGCGAAGAGAGGTTCGAACCGAAGATAAAATGATCTAAGCTTTTGTTGGGCATGTACTCATAGATTAACATCTTTTCTTCTCCTTGAATGCAACATCCCAAAAGCGCAACGAGATTCCTATGTTGAAGCTTTGCAATTAACTCTATTTCGTTCTTAAACTCTTTCAAACCCTGTCCTGAATCGTTAGACAGTCTCTTCACAGCTATTTCCTGTCCTGTTGAGAGCTTTCCCTGCATattgagtgtatatatat includes:
- the LOC107410236 gene encoding uncharacterized protein LOC107410236 isoform X2, whose amino-acid sequence is MGLGCEKRRLVVIGGGVAGSLIAKSLQFHADLTLIDQKEYFEIPWASLRTMVEPSVGERSVINHRDYLTNARIITSSAINISETEVLTGEGRLVPYDYLVIATGHTDPTIPKTRTERLKQYKEENEKIDLASSILIVGGGPTGVELAAEIAVDFPDKKLTLVHNGSRLLQFIGQKASDKTLNWLASKKVEVMLEKSVSLDNISNGNSTSYRTSDGETLNADCHFLCTAKSLGSTWLKHTVLESNLDSYGRLMVDENLRVKGNQTRIFGTETCFSGCKELEIVNGRRKRKQTGNIQTSFSKGNCITWEKGCSGTITIHNHYWKCSWID
- the LOC107410236 gene encoding uncharacterized protein LOC107410236 isoform X3, yielding MVEPSVGERSVINHRDYLTNARIITSSAINISETEVLTGEGRLVPYDYLVIATGHTDPTIPKTRTERLKQYKEENEKIDLASSILIVGGGPTGVELAAEIAVDFPDKKLTLVHNGSRLLQFIGQKASDKTLNWLASKKVEVMLEKSVSLDNISNGNSTSYRTSDGETLNADCHFLCTAKSLGSTWLKHTVLESNLDSYGRLMVDENLRVKGRNNIFAIGDITDVPEIKQGYLAQKHALVAAKNLKLLMEGGKESKPGIYKPRSVKAIVSLGRRDAVAQLPFTTIIGSVPGLIKSRDLFVGKTRKQLGLDPHVVYDH
- the LOC107410236 gene encoding uncharacterized protein LOC107410236 isoform X1, whose translation is MGLGCEKRRLVVIGGGVAGSLIAKSLQFHADLTLIDQKEYFEIPWASLRTMVEPSVGERSVINHRDYLTNARIITSSAINISETEVLTGEGRLVPYDYLVIATGHTDPTIPKTRTERLKQYKEENEKIDLASSILIVGGGPTGVELAAEIAVDFPDKKLTLVHNGSRLLQFIGQKASDKTLNWLASKKVEVMLEKSVSLDNISNGNSTSYRTSDGETLNADCHFLCTAKSLGSTWLKHTVLESNLDSYGRLMVDENLRVKGRNNIFAIGDITDVPEIKQGYLAQKHALVAAKNLKLLMEGGKESKPGIYKPRSVKAIVSLGRRDAVAQLPFTTIIGSVPGLIKSRDLFVGKTRKQLGLDPHVVYDH
- the LOC107410225 gene encoding protein CLAVATA 3, with protein sequence MASKSIFLCLALLVVLCLIMMNQASGCNGSTRHGCLNADATVALETKNRKVLGGLKEKKEELHKSASSGNGGNNYLMGWDYQLRKVPSGPDPLHHNGNSPKKPRTP
- the LOC107410233 gene encoding pentatricopeptide repeat-containing protein At1g05750, chloroplastic; the protein is MSVPANTLPPTLPQPAKPLTLPPSNPTIRPTSPNTPRREKRSVSLKQTHKQIDPTVSWTSSIARHCRNGRLSEAAAEFARMRLTGVEPNHITLITLLSGCADFPLDILCFGASVHGYARKSGLDRDNVMVGTAIVDMYAKCGRMDFSRLAFDDLGVKNTVTWNTLIDGYMRNGEVECAVEMFEEMPDRDAISWTALIGGFIKRGRLEESLKWFRQMQISGVKPDYVTMIAVLDACAELGTLGLGLWTNKYIMNKDYKDNIRMNNSLIDMYSRCGCIQFARQVFEKMPERTLVSWNSIIVGFAINGHAEEALEFFDLMQKEGFKPDGVSFTGALTACSHSGLVDEGLSFFNNMKRVHKIKPRIEHYGCMVDLYSRAGRLEDALHVIEKMPMKPNEVVVGSLLAACRTHGDVSLAERLMKYLFELDPGGDSNYVLLANIYAAVGRWDGAGKVRKTMKALGVQKTPGLSSIEIDCNIHEFVAGDKSHVDTECIYEMLELLSLELKACGYIPENVRSNPYEID